The genomic stretch AGTTCGGGGACGCTTcaggtgactcagtgattgagcatctgcttttggctcagggggtgatcccagggtcctgggatccagtcccacattgggctccccacagggagcctgcttctccctctgcctatgtctctgcctctctttctgtctttcatgaataaataaatgaaatctttttaaaaaaaatatagagttcagtggcttttagtagattcacagagttgtgcaactcTCACCATGATGAATCCTCCACTATCCCCTGGCCCTGGAAACCACTAGTCTGACTCCCTGTCCTTATATATTGgcccattctggacatttcatatcaatggaatcatgcaatatgtggccttttgtgaccgccttctttcacttagcatgatgttttccaAGTTTATTCTGAGGCAGCACGTCTcagtgcttcatttctttttattgccaaagcTATCCCATGGTCTGGACAGACCACATTTAATCTTTCCACTCATtagttgatagatatttgggctTTTTCCTCTTGggagctgttatgaataatgctgctatgaacgttcACGTACAAGTTTTTGGGTGGACGTATGTTTTCGTTTCTTTTAGGTAGATACCTTGGGAAGGAATTGCTGGGCCACATGGTGAgcttaaccttttgaggaactaccagGCAGCttgccacagtggctgcaccattttacttcCCACCACCGGTATGTGAGGGTTCCAACTTCACCTCCTTGCTAACACTTGCTATTATCTGGGGAGATTATTTCAAGCAGGGTCCCTCTGGTTGCTTTGTGGGGACCAGGATGAGGGAAGCCAGTGAGGAATGTGGCTGGACCAGAGTGCGAGCAGCAGAGGAGGTGAGAAGTGACTGGGCACCCAGGACAGTCCCAAGCTGGAGTTAATGGCATTTGTTACTATGTCAGTTGGggtgccagggagggagggaagtcaAGAATGACCCCAAAGATTTACTCTCAGATGGCTGAGGCTGCAGAAGAGGGTTTGGCGGGTGCAACCGATGGAGCTCAGTGTCAGTGCCGTGTGAGACCCACCAGACCTCCAGTTGGGAATATACAGCAGGCGATTGGGTAGTTGACCCTACTGTTGGAGTTCACTGCACATTTCTTGAATAATTCAAGCCAGAACTGAAGCCGAATCCAGGGTCCCAGTCTCCCCCTCCAAAAAATGGTCACAATAATACCACTGATCCTAGGCTGTCACGAGGCTGGGGCGATTCCTTTGCAGCACAACACCACACTGCACACCTGGAAACTAAAGTCATGCGTGGGGTGGAGAGACGGCTGGGGTCTGCAGCTCGGGCGAGAAATGCAGGTTGTGTACGCTTCAAGCAGCGTCCGTCGGTCCGTCTCCCCCGTCCCCCAGCGTCTGGCTGCCGTCTGGGAGGGGAATAGGAGCCTGGGTCGTCACCCTGTCTTCCCCCACTCTAAGCTGGGTTTCCTCCTTGGGGGCGGCCCGGGCCAAAAAACTGCTGATGGAAACCAGCTGCGGGAGGCGCAGAGGCTCGGCGcaagcccaggcccctccccggcGCCGGCAGACCCCGCTAAGGGGGGGGACGAGGGcgccccagctcccctcccccccttccgcAGCCGGGCCCGGGGCCCTGGCACGTCCGGCGCGCCTGATGCTTTCCAGATGTGAGCCCGGTTCCCTTCCCCCACCTGGCCCCGTGTCTCCTGCGGGGTTGGCGGCGGGGGAGTCAGGGTCCGATACTCTCAGATGGAATCGCCACCAGGCACCCGGCCCGctgtcccctccccgcccctctcgCTTCCCCGTCTAGGCGATAAAAAGCGAATTGGGACCCGCTGACTGCGTGGAGACGCTCCTTGCAGCACCTCCGGCTCTCCCCAACCCCGCCCCTCGGGGCACGCCTCCTCCGGCCCACGCCCCCAATGGTACGCCCGGGACGCGCCCCTTCGGAacccggcccccagccccggccccggccccccgaggccccgccccggccgccccgcccccgccccgaggccccgccccctccccgaggccccgcctccGCCACCAGCCCCTGTGGGCTGCTCGGTGTGCGAGCCGGACTGTCCgcctctgtgtctctggctgtctctggctctctacgttcctgtgtgtctctcctaTACCCGGCACGTCTCTGTCTCTGCAACCCCCTGTCTCTTTCTCACCTAGTCCCTAGGTCTCAATCTCTCCACATttctgtctctgcgtctctctctgccactctctctgcctctccccacctctctctgaaTTTCTCTTGTCCCAGCCCAGCTTCAGTCTCTCGCGCTGGCCTCCAGCCCCTGCGCCCTGCAGCGTCCGGGTCTCCCTCCCGGGGGTGCTTCTCCCGCCCGCCCTAATATCCCTCCGCCTACGGCTCTGGCGCGGCGGGCCGCGAGCGCCCCCGTGTGGTCATCCGGGGGCTGTCGCAAGAAGGCCCGGAGGGTTGAGTGTGGGCGCCCACAGGGGTGTGCGAGGGCAAGGAGAGACACTGAGTGTCCCTGGGTGACACCGGGGAATGGCGTGAGACGCCGAGAGATAGTATGAGCGTGTACTACCTTGGGATTGTGCGTGACGCTAGAGGTTGTTGtgtggctgtgtgacctggggagATTTTGTGACCACCAGACACAGGGTGTGACTGTGAAACCACGTGTTACGCCGAAAGGTTGTGTGCGGCTGTGCCTGTGAGATGGGAAAGATCACATGCAGGTGACTGCGTGGGACCCTGAGAGGCTGGCTCTGCCTGAGACACTATTCGTGGGGCTGGTGGTGACATTGAGACTATGAAGGAACGAGAGATTGTGTGGCACAGTGTGCAACGTGGGGAGACATGAGGGCCTGTGTGTGTCATGCGGGCAAACGTGTGTGACAGAGGGTGAGACAGAATGAGTATGACACACCCAGAAGGGGCGTGGGAAGTCGGTGTGACAGGCCCCAGGGGGAATAGGTGTGACAGAGGGACCGTGTGAGTGTGACAGCATATGTCAACCGCACTGGTGAACTGTGAGAAGCCATGTGACTCTGTGTGACACAGATCATGTGGGATAGTGAGACACTCACAGCGTTGTGACAGCCCTCCAGGGGTTGTGTGACTGTGCAGGGCACAAGCAGATGAGAACATGAGTGAGAGACCTTGTGCCCGTGTAAGTGTGCAATACACTAGACTGCTGGGTGAGGGCGGTGACAGCTGAGGGTAATGGGGACTGTGAGGGGCTCAGCAGGAGCTCGTTTGCAtgatggggtgtgtgtgggggggacacTCTGTGAGGGATGGTGTAAGATTGTGTGTGACACCAGTAGACTGTGCAAAAGTGAGCATGAGTGtgtatgtggggatccctggaagTGGGACTGCGTGTCACCGTGTAACACCATGTGCTGTTGAGTGACAGTGCTCAACAAAGATGTCGTGTGAGTAATTCCATGTCCCAGTATGAGACCCTGACACAGTGAATGTGTGTGATGGACACACATTGAGAGACTGTGTGTGACACGGGGCGAACCTCCGTTTGCACCTTTGATACTCTAAGATAGTGTATCTGTGCTTGTGCCAGGTGGCACTGGGGATGACGTGACATCTGACACATTGTGAGACATTGCGTGACATTTTGAGGGGCCGCGTGACTGTGGCACTGTAGGACACTCTGTGGGGAACACCAGGGTGTTGTGAGACAGTGAGGTGGCGGGCACCTGCATGTGAGGGGGGCCGTCTGTGGTGGGGTGACCCCGGGGGGCAGCTGTGACAGGGTGGGAGAGCACGTGTGATGGGGGGACAAGCTGCACGGGCCTCACAGGAGGGGTGTGTGTGACCTGGCGTAAGTGTGGGGTGTGGGGCACACCTGTGAGTGAGTGTGCGTGCGTGTTCCGGagggacagagacaaagagagaaagggagagacagagacacagaaagacaaagggGAAGGACATCGGGAGGGGGCCAGGGTGCGGGCCGGCGCGGTGGCAGCGGGAGGAGGCGGGCCTCAGGGGctgcgccccgggggagggggcggggcgggcctgggAGCGGGGGACACCCAGACGCGGTCTCCCAGCCGCCACCTGCCCGCCAGCCCGGCCGGAGCTGCAACAGGTAGGAGGCTCGGGTCTCCCCACCGCGCAGTTAATCCCTCTGCCCCAGATTGCAGCCATGGTCTGTCCGcctgggaatgaatgaatgagtgagcgaATGAATGACTTTCTACTTCGCGTCTCCATCAGCcagtctctgcccccgcccctccacctccctctccctgtccccccagccctcctctcctctgtcccctatCCCCGCGGTGCCTCTCTCTGCCGCTCCGATcgtccctctctcctttcccacccCCTCACTCCATCCCTCCCggaccccccacctccccttctctgtCCCCCCACCGTCCCCTCTGTGCCTCCGTCCCCCTGGATCACTCCATCCCTTTCTTTATGCCTCAATTTGtcctcccctccctctactccttccaTTGCTTCATCCCTCCATCCTCCCTGCCGGTGTCCCCGGTCCTGGCTGGGttacccgccccccaccccccagccctctcTCCGGCTGCTAATGAGCAGAGGAGCCTTTGAGGtggccagggctggggtgggggagcgcCCCGAGGGGGCCGGAGGGGGCAGCTGCTGCCAAGGCCCTAATGAGGCCCCCTCTGCGCCTTTCCCGCCGCGATCTTAATTCCTTGTTCTCCTCGGAGCCACCGCTAATTGGCCTGGGGAGGCCCCCCTCCTGGCTCCTGCTCGGTCCCCGGGGGGCCCAGGACACCTGGATCCTGATCCAGCACCTGTGGCCTCGTTGggtccctccctccacctgcgGGGCGGCCTCGCATCCGtgcttccctcctgcctcccctggcccctcctgtccctccctgcaCCTGGCCCTGGGTACCCCATCCTAGGCACCCTCCACCCTCCGCTCTTACCCCTCTCCTCCCACACGTCCTGCTTtggcctgcctctgcccccccacccccgtctgtGCGTGTCTCTTcattcctcctccccccccctgttttcctgtccctccctccacctctgggcACCCCCTCCGTACGCTCTGGCATCCCCAACCCCGTCGCGGGCCCCACTACCGCAGCCCCCCTCACCTGGGGCCCCAGGCTTGCCCGAGCCTAACGCTCTCAGCCCCCCACTCCCGCCGGCCTCTAGGCTCTTCCCACCCTTAGCCATGTCCAACAACATGGCCAAGATCGCGGAGGCCCGCAAGACGGTGGAACAGCTGAAGCTGGAGGTGAACCTCGACCGCATGAAGGTGCGGGGACGCGCTGGGGTGGaaggcgggggctccggggcgggggaCCGCACCCCGCgctgctgggggtggggcccGCGGGATGATTCCTTTCCCAGCTGGGGTggacccgggggcggggctcggtGGGGGCGTGgtcggggcggggcctcgggcgaGGACGGACTCCGCGCGGGCGCCCGCAGGTGTCGCAGGCGGCGGCCGAGCTCCTGGCCTTCTGCGAGACGCACGCCAAAGACGACCCGCTGGTGACGCCGGTGCCGGCCGCAGAGAACCCCTTCCGCGACAAGCGCCTCTTTTGCGTCCTGCTCTGAGTCTTCCCGACAGCTTACCCTCCCGGGGCCAAAGTATGAATCCAATAAACGTGGTGACTGTGGTAGTGCCTGTGCTttctgggaaactgaggcacgccCGGAGCTTGGGGCATCGTGGGGGAACCTGTGTCCTTTCTCATCccttctgagtgtgtgtgtgtgtgtgtgtgtgtgtgtggagcgTGCTGGGAGGTGAGGGTGTGCAGGAGTGTGTAGGGTGTGCGGTGTGGATGCGGAGGGGGCGAGGGAGGGGAAATGAGCCCTCTGGGCTCCGACCTCCACTGAGCCCTCCACGATCTTGAATTTGTTTAATTATTCCAGTAGCTCCGCAGCTGGGCTGCTAGTATAGtatccattttgcaaatgaggaaacagccAAAGGAGTTCCCTTACTCCAAGCCACACAGCTAGGAGGGAATGGGGTGAAGACTGGCATCCAGCACTGGAACCCCGAAACCCCTGAACTAGCCTCTCTCCTCCCTTGGGTTGTCGATTTTTAGGAGCCTCTGTGCTCATCCCGCCTTTCTCACCCCCTGAATGACTCCACGCCCTGCCACAGGCTTGCTTACCTCTGTCCTTAGCACTGATCTCTGTTGTTCTGGTTGCTCTTGACCAGCCCCCTGCTGAGTGAAGCTGGGCACATAATTGTCACGGAGACAGCCCTGACCTTGCCCTCTTGGGGCTCAGTATCCAGTAGGAGAGACAGACCTATCCCCAGATAATGATGACACAgagtgggctgggctggggtgtgGGAGTTCAGAGGATGCTCTTGACTCAGCCTagggggtcagggagggcttcctggaggagggtaCATCTGAGCTGGGACAGAATGGTAATAAAATTTGGGgaccaggaggagagagaaatgtgGCTAGAGAGAGGAGACAGATTAATGTGCACCGTTCTTTCCTTCAATAGTAATTTCTTTGTTCTGGGGACACAGGGGTGACTGTGACAGCTCTGGCTCCTGCCCTATGTTTCTCACTTCACACATTGGTGCCCCGCAGGACATTTATAGCCTgcagttctatttattttattttgtcttttatttatttatttttttgggttcTCTACTTTTGGCCtacataatgtttaaaaatattcttgactTGGCTCCCAAATGGAAAAACAGGAGTACTTCATTTAAAAGTCTTTATTTGCAGCTTCTCCCAAATTGGAAGTTTGGGTGACCTCAAGCCCATCTATCCCTCTGGGTGACCATAGGCTGGGAGATGGGATCTGGGCTTTCTAGCTCACTAAAGTCTCCACCGTGCCCTATTGTCTCCTGGCTAAGAAGACTGGGTGCCAGTTGTTATTTATCATGGAGGTTGTGTCAGGGGCTTCTTACAGTGGAACGTGTAATGTTCTTGAATGTTTGTTGAAAATGagatgcagggacgcctgggtggctatgtggttgagcgtctgcctttggcttgtgtcgtgatcccagggtcctgagatcgaatcccgcatcgggctccctgcatggagcctgcttctccctctgcctacatctctgcctcgctgtgtctctcataaatgaatgaatagaatctaaaaaaaaaaaaaaaaaagagagagagagagagggaatgagagagagagagatgcagactgGGTGAGCTGTGGGTTTGGTCAATCATCTTACCTGGTTGGCTGGAGGGCCACCAAGTTAGAGACCCCCCTCCCATCTCCTCACCCCAAATTCCTCTTTCCTCCAAACTAAAACCTGTGCTCCCCAGCTTGGGGCTAGCAGGGGCTGGACCCCTGGATCTGGATGGAGCCGGCTCACTGGGCCATGTGTGCTTCTGGCGAGTGCTCCATTATTCACATTGGATTAGGGTCCCCTGGGCCCCAACTCTGAGCTTCCTGTTGGGTTGAGGCAGGAGCAGCTGTAATTAcatctccctcctgcctcccacccctctcAGCCGGCTCCAGCCTAGTTGCATCATGTCTGTGGGAGCCCCGGGGGAGACTGGGGACAGAGAGAGCCAAGGATGAgctgggggggctggggaggatggATGCTGGGAGGGAAGTTGCCAGAGGATTCTGGAATTCTCAGACCCAGCATCCTTGCATCTTAGAACCTGAAATGCATAGGCATCAATCTAGAATTGCAGGACCTCAGAAGGCTGGAATTCTGGAGTCTTTCAGCTTTGTGGGGCCAGAATCCTGTTCTTTTTGTCCGGTGAGGATCCAGAGCTCTGCACTTCGAGAGTGTAAGGATTTCTTGAGCCTCAATTGTTGGGATGTCCTTTTAGCCCTGAAATCTTTGGGCTGTGTAGTGTAGATCCAACTTCCTTCACATTCCTGGTCTTGGGGGATGGAAgtcaggagaaggaaggggactGGCTGACCCTGtgtggggaagggagggtgggCAGGAAGGAGGTCCACCTGGAGGAGgttgggcagggaggtggggaagggcagtGCTAGATGAGCTAGACAGGGCAGGTCCTGGGTGGCCAGCATCCATGCATGCAAACCTGGATAATCTTGTTAGTGGGTATGACTCTGTAGTGCACCAGCTTCTGGCTACCTGCTATTCCTTCCGGCCAGCCTCAGCTGTGAGGTCAGCTCTGGGGTCAGAGCCAGGCCAAGAGGCAAAGGGGTGACCGCCTGAGGAAGTGTTTGCTGCTAGCAGTCCCCTCGCAGCATCCCCAAATGCTGAGGGCCCGTTAGCTGGCCCTCCCATTCTGTCTTCCCTCTGGACCCCACCTGCTCCTAGCAGTGCTTGGCTCTGCCcagggggcctgggggaggggcagccccccccccccccccccgagccacAGCTATGACTATCACTTATTGGAGTCTTTCTGAAGCCCCACCTCGCTTAATTTTCAGATAACC from Canis aureus isolate CA01 chromosome 1, VMU_Caureus_v.1.0, whole genome shotgun sequence encodes the following:
- the GNG8 gene encoding guanine nucleotide-binding protein G(I)/G(S)/G(O) subunit gamma-8; the protein is MSNNMAKIAEARKTVEQLKLEVNLDRMKVSQAAAELLAFCETHAKDDPLVTPVPAAENPFRDKRLFCVLL